The DNA region CCGGGCGGCGATCACCGCGCCACAACACTGGCTCGGCGAAGGGGATCCGGCGGGGTTCGATCTGCGTGAAGGCGGCCGGATGGTCTTCCAGGCCCCGGGAGACGACAACTACCCGATGCACATCGAGAAGATCGAGCCGAAACGCTACCTCGCCTGCCGCTGGGCGATCCGGTTCCCTCCCCAGCAGCCGCGCGAGGGCAACGCCACGCTCGTGGAGTTCACCCTGATCCCCAAGGGCGCCAAAACGCGGCTGCGCGTGGTGGAACGCGGCTTCGCCGCTCTCGCCGTGCCTGAGGACGAGCGCCGGCACGCGGCTGAGGAC from Actinomycetes bacterium includes:
- a CDS encoding SRPBCC domain-containing protein, with the translated sequence MADRTTGVTTIVCLLITTQRVVQHRAAITAPQHWLGEGDPAGFDLREGGRMVFQAPGDDNYPMHIEKIEPKRYLACRWAIRFPPQQPREGNATLVEFTLIPKGAKTRLRVVERGFAALAVPEDERRHAAEDNTGAWEGVLDHLRRSTEQPQG